The Mucilaginibacter rubeus genomic interval ATTGAGGCTCCTGACCGATCTGCTGATCTCGGATACCGTTACCGTAGTGCTCAGATTTTTGAGGATGTTCAACTTTAGGGATCCATTGATGTCCATCTCCTTGATTTGCGCTTCCGATTTGATCACGTTGGCATTCTCAACCGGGTTGTTGGAGAAAAAGCCGGTATTGATATAGTTATACCTTCCCGCAGTATCGTAAATAGGATAAGTTGGGTTTAAGGTGAGTGCATTGTTAAAATTGCCCTGATCTGAGTTTTTGGTATTCATGTACCTTGGGGCGATATTCAAGGTGGCTACAAAAAGGCCATTGTCGGAAATGTGGTTTACATTGATGCGTGCACCATATTCCTTTTTATGCGCCCGCAAGTCGATGCCATCGGCATTGCGGTAATCGGCGGATGCAAAGTAATTCGTTTTACCAGAGCCGCCCGACAATTGAACAGTATGTTTTTGAGCAAAAGCCGGCGAATTGGTAACTGCGTCCATCCAGTTGGTTTTTGCGCCGTAATCCTGTCCCTGGTTATTTTTTACCCTATCGGCAATAAACTCATCAGGAGTAAGGTTTTGCAACCGGTTGGTAAGGTAATCAAAACTGGCATAGCCTTCGTAAAAGGTGCGCGCCTGCGATGAGCCTTTTTTTGTGGTGATGATTATAACACCGTTACTGCCTCGCGTTCCGTAAATAGCCGAGGCGGCGCCACCTTTAAGCACGTCGATACTTTCAATATCATTTTGGTTGATATTATCGATATTTCCCCCTGGTATACCATTGATAACGTAGAGCGGCCCTAAACCGGCGTTTCGGGAAGAAACACCCCGTAATTGTACGTTAGGAGATGAATTAGGATCTGCCCCCGATGTGTTAGTGATACTGAGGCCTGCGACCTTGCCTTGCAGTGACATTAAGGGACTGTTAGAAGCCACCGGTAAAAGATCTTTGGAAGAAACGTGTGTGATAGCACTTGATACTTCACGCTTATCAAGCGTACCGTAACCAACACTTACCACAACGACCTCCTGCAGCGACTTGCTCGCAACAGAAAGTGACGCATTCAGCACAGTTTCGTTAGTCAGGGGTACTTCGAGTGTAGCATAACCTATGTATGAAAAGGAAATACTTTTCGCAGATGCTGGCACTTTAAGCGTATAAATACCTTTAGTGTTGGTGGTGGTACCCGCAGACGCGCCTGTTACCACAACGCTTACACCAGGAAGTGCCGATCCGTCGGTGGCATCCGTTACGGTGCCCGATATTGTTCTTTCTTGCGCCCGGGCGGCAACGGAAAATATACAACAGAGCGCAGAAGCGCCCAGCCAGAGTAGAATTTTTTTGTACATAAGAAGATATTATTAATTGGTTTCAGTGGTTAATTAGGCTCGGAAATACATGCCCCGGCCACGGCGAAATGCAAAGCCAGTTAAGGTGGCGCATAGGTCCTGATCATATTTTTCATCACGGTAGTGTTAAAGCGATAATTGGTAGGTATCGCTAATTGGTTTCGGGTGTGCAATTAAGCCGTATAGGTATTCAGACACAAGCCCGGGCGGGCTTATCCATAAAAAATCCAACGCTTTATTGAATCAATAGCCTGATTACAAATGTGATAAAGCTTTCGCGGGCGCAAAAAATCTCACTAATAAACGGCAAAAACTGGTCGATGAAAGATAAAAAGGGCTTGCTTGGCTTCCCTTCAGAAGGCCGAAAAACGACTTCCTCCTGTCGTTAGGGCTGGTCGGTGAGATCCCGGCCATTTATTTATCCACACAGAGCAATATATCTGAACAGTTGTGTTGGCGCATTTTTCAGTTCATGAAATGCAGGTACTGAAAGGGGGCCCACTTTGAAGAGGAGTTGAAATCGATAAGAATACGATCTCAGTATCAGGATTATTGCAACAGAGGGATTCATAAAAACTTCATAACCAAGCGCGAACTTCGTTCATATCAATAAGTTCAATTGCTTAAGAAACAGCGGCTATGTTTGTTGATGCTGATTAAATAACCTTTCCCATCAATGTTATGATCAAATACAACATAGAAGGCTATCTATTAAAAAGCCATTACACTTTAACCGTTTCCAAGAGCGCCCTAAAAAATATATGACTAACATACTTTTACAGTTCCCTGAGTTCTGGACAGATCTGGCTCCGCCCTGATTGAGTTGCCCTGCGTAGCAAATTACTTCAGGTATTAAGTTTTTTAAACTTTGTTATCGTTGTAGTTAGAGCCGGCGCATAGGATTTTTCAAAATCATAAAACGCAGATTAACAATAATTCACCTAAAGCTCATATCATTTATACTAATTCACAATGTTTTTAATAAAAGAAACGACTAATCACTTTTTAATTAAAGTTAGGTATAAAATATCACGACGATACATTTTATTATGTTTCGCAATCATTGTTAACCTCCTTTTTGGCTCCTGCAACAAAAACAACAATATTGGCACAATCAATCCCCCCTCAACAACCGATACTACTGGCAATTCACAGAATACAAATTCCGATCAGGAACAGAAACTAAGAGATATAACAACAGGCTCGACGATCTATAAATCCTATTACATTGACCAGCCTTATATTGTTCAGGCTCAAGATAGCTCATGGGTTTGTGTTTTTACTACCGGTACAGGCCAGGAGGGTTCTCCTGGGCAACACGTTATGGCAACCAGAAGTGTTGATTTAGGTAAAACCTGGTCGCCTGCTGTTGATATAGAACCAGCTACTGGGCCCGTGGCTTCATGGGTTACACCATATATTACCAGCTACGGTCGTATTTATGCCTTTTATAATTACAATGGAGACAATATCATGACACTTAAGGGGGTAGCCATAAAAAACGACCTTTTAGGATGGTATTGTTATAGATACTCGGACGATATGGGAGCAACTTGGTCTGAAAGGTATCGCATTCCTATCAGAAACACCAATGCTGATCTGACAAATAATTTTAAAGGTGCTGTGCAAATGTTTTGGGGCATTTGTAAACCTATAAAAACTACAAACGGTATGTATTTTTCGTACACTAAAATTGGCGCTTATATGAGTGGACAAGGTGAGGGATGGGTGATAAATTGCCCCAATATAGAAACAGAAAAAAATGCATCCTCGTTGGAATGGAACCTTTTGCCCGACGGTAATGTTGGCATTAAAAACCCTGCTTGGAACATACAGGAAGAGCATAACATAGTTCAGCTAAGTAATGGTACTTTCTATTGTGTTAACAGAACGCTTAATGGTTTTCCTGCTTTTGCAACAAGTACCGATTGGGGCAAAACCTGGACAATGCCTCTTCCATTGCGTTATGGGTTTGGTACTTCATCAGATCGTATTATGAAGCAACCACGCGCATGTGCAAGGATATTCAAGCTTAAAAATGGTAAATATTTACTTTGGTACCATAACGATAATATGAGTGTTTACGGGGGCCGAAATCCGGGCTGGATTTCTGGTGGCGTAGAATTAAACGGAACTATATGGTGGTCTGAACCTGAGGTTCTGTTATACAGCAAAAATCGTGGCGATAATATGAGTTATCCTGATATTGTTGAGCAACAAAATAGGTATTTCATCACAGAAACACAAAAGAGTATAGCCAGGGTTCACGAGATAAATCCCGCAATACTAAACGGAGTTTGGTCTCAGCAGCTTCTGAAAACCCAAGTTACAAATGGCCTGGTATGGCACCAGGGTGAAGAAGCTACAGGCACAGGCATACCTGCAAATAGTAAATTCCCAGCTCAACAAAAGTTATTCCCTGTTTTAAATGATGGAGGTTTTACCATAGAGTTTAAAGTTAAACTAACAAGTCAGGGAACGCAAAATACAATATTTTCAAACGTTGATGCTACAGGAAAAGGCGTCAGTATTGTTACAAATGCAAATAACACGATATCCATCAGCCTAAACGATGGGAGAAATACGATTTCATGGGACACAGATCAGGGGCTACTCGCCAACAATGCGACACATGACGTAGCTTTTGTTGTAGACGGGCAGGCAAGCCTCATTATTCCAGTTGTTGACGGAAAAGTTTGCGATGGCGGAGCTCAAAGGGAATTTGGGTGGACCCGGTTCTTTAATTTTGTTGATGTGAACTCCATGGCTCCAATCTGGCTATCGAAGGGTTCAGTGCAGTTATCTGATGTCAGAGTTTTTTCGAGGGCACTTCGTATCTCTGAGTTAGTTTCTAATTATCAGGCATCAAATAATTGATATAAAGTTTATTCAAAAGTCAGTTTATCTACGATAGGTGCCTGATTTAGGGTTTAAAGCAAGATAGCTTTTGTTCCCTGTTCCCAGCAAAAAATTAAGCCCTGAAATCATTATTTTCGGGGCTTTTTCTATTAATAATTTTCGAACCTGAATAATCTCTCTTAATTTGTCCTTCCTTTTTCGTCTTCAGCACTACTGCTATCGTTACGTTTGCGTGCATTGACTGCTTTGCCAAAACGATAGGCGAATGAAATCCCAATCCGTCTCGAATCCGTCGACCGGTTAGAAAATGCGTTCACCTGGTTGATCCCGATGGTCTGTGTACTGAAATTAAGGGTGTGGAAAATGTCGTTTGCATTTATACTTATGCTGCCCTGGCCGTTTAGCACCGATTTGCGGATACCTCCACTGATATTATATCCTGCTTTGTCTCCCCTGCTTTGTCCAAATGTCTGTTTACCCGGGAAAAAACCATCTATCTCGGCGCTCCAGCTATGGCCCGATTGCAATTCATTGGATATTTCTATCTCGTGCACATTGGTATTTTGCCGGATAACCACTCCTTCTGCGTTACCCTTATTCAGGATGTAAAGTAAAACTGCATTGATGCGGAAATTCCACCAGTGTGCAGGTTCAAAAGAGAAATAGGGAATAAGGCTATATGTGCGATTATTAATGAAATTGTATGGACGGGTAATAAAAACATTATCGGAAACTGTGGTTAACGATTGGCTTTCATTATTTCCGATGCCATATCCGGCAGTTATACCAATATATTGCTTATAGCTGTACTTTAAGTCAAAATACCGGTTATAATAGGGACTGACATTCGGATTGCCCGAGGTATAAGTGAACTGATCGTGGTAAAAAAGAAAAGGGTTGAGTTGCTGATATCCCGGTCGCCTGATCCGTTCGCTGTAGCTAAGCACGAGGGTATTATTACCTGCGTTATCCAATTTGTATGAGAGATAGATGGTAGGAAAAACATGGGTGTAGTTTTTTGAAAAAGAGGAGTCGGGTATTGCCGGGTTTTTAAACTGGTGTCCCGATGCATTGGTATTTTCAATCCGAAGCCCCGTCTGCACGCCCCAATGCTTCCATTCCTTCTTAAAGCTGACATAAGCTGCATTGATATTTTCAGAATACCTGAAATGGTTAGTTTTACCGTAATCGGGAGTGAAACCAGACTGCTCCTGATTAAACCATTGCAATTGATTATCTGTGGCTACGCGGCTATATTTAATTCCGGCATCAAATTCAGTTTTTTTTTCAGATGGATATGTGTAATCTGCTTTTCCTGAAAAGATATTAATATTGGAGGGTTGCAGAAATCTATATCGCTGGCTGCTTGAAAGACTACCGTCAGCCTGGTAAAACGCAAACGGAGATAACTGGTCGGCGTCATTTAAAAAATGTAGGTAATCCAGGTTGGCGGTCAATTGTCTCCCGGTTTGATCAAATTTATGCGTTATATTGAGATTTATTCCCCCGTTTTGCCCCTTATATTTACCGTTTGTGTATCCCCGTCCTATCGAATCAAGCAGCATGTTATCATTAAACCGTCTGCTGGTATAGTTTAACAGATCCGTCTTGGGTCGGGTATTTCCGGTTAGCACAAACCCAAGCGTGGTATTTGGGCTGGCAAAAACATCCATTCCCAACCTGCCATTCCAGCCAACCGATCGATATTTATAATAACTATCTTGTAAGGTAGCGGAATTAAGCAAGCCGCCAGCATTATAAAAATATCTGGAGAAGGTTTCCTGGCTGAAATTCTGGTCGAAGCTATAGCTGAGACTACTGAATAAATTAAATTTTGTTGTCCTGAAATTGACATTCAGAGCATCGTTACTCCGGCTATAAACTCCCTGGTTAAAACCAACATTGATATTGCCGTTGAATCCTGCAATCTTGTTCTTTTTCAAAATGATATTAATCACAGCCCCGCCGGATGCATCGTACCTGGCAGGTGGGGTACTGATCAATTCCAGTTTATCTACAGTGCCGACAGGCAGTGAACGCAGGTAAGCCGAAAGCTCTGCGCCTGATAAATAAGTTGGTCTGTCATCAACCAGCACCAAGACATTATTTTTGCCATTCAAACTGATATTATCATTCGCATCAACTATAACTCCTGGACTTTTCGACAAGGCGTCCATTGTGTTACCACCAGCAGCACTTATCATGGCATCTACATTTACCACGGTGCGATCTG includes:
- a CDS encoding TonB-dependent receptor, whose protein sequence is MLLQLFVLTICQSFAQTGNGKITGLILDTQNKALPGATVTLQNEKDTTTAIIRIAETTGSFTFKNLAQSSYRINCNYIGFQTYSINHLIIDGKQQTIRLPAIILKISGDHSLKEVAIIAKKPLIEQKTDRTVVNVDAMISAAGGNTMDALSKSPGVIVDANDNISLNGKNNVLVLVDDRPTYLSGAELSAYLRSLPVGTVDKLELISTPPARYDASGGAVINIILKKNKIAGFNGNINVGFNQGVYSRSNDALNVNFRTTKFNLFSSLSYSFDQNFSQETFSRYFYNAGGLLNSATLQDSYYKYRSVGWNGRLGMDVFASPNTTLGFVLTGNTRPKTDLLNYTSRRFNDNMLLDSIGRGYTNGKYKGQNGGINLNITHKFDQTGRQLTANLDYLHFLNDADQLSPFAFYQADGSLSSSQRYRFLQPSNINIFSGKADYTYPSEKKTEFDAGIKYSRVATDNQLQWFNQEQSGFTPDYGKTNHFRYSENINAAYVSFKKEWKHWGVQTGLRIENTNASGHQFKNPAIPDSSFSKNYTHVFPTIYLSYKLDNAGNNTLVLSYSERIRRPGYQQLNPFLFYHDQFTYTSGNPNVSPYYNRYFDLKYSYKQYIGITAGYGIGNNESQSLTTVSDNVFITRPYNFINNRTYSLIPYFSFEPAHWWNFRINAVLLYILNKGNAEGVVIRQNTNVHEIEISNELQSGHSWSAEIDGFFPGKQTFGQSRGDKAGYNISGGIRKSVLNGQGSISINANDIFHTLNFSTQTIGINQVNAFSNRSTDSRRIGISFAYRFGKAVNARKRNDSSSAEDEKGRTN
- a CDS encoding LamG-like jellyroll fold domain-containing protein, which produces MFLIKETTNHFLIKVRYKISRRYILLCFAIIVNLLFGSCNKNNNIGTINPPSTTDTTGNSQNTNSDQEQKLRDITTGSTIYKSYYIDQPYIVQAQDSSWVCVFTTGTGQEGSPGQHVMATRSVDLGKTWSPAVDIEPATGPVASWVTPYITSYGRIYAFYNYNGDNIMTLKGVAIKNDLLGWYCYRYSDDMGATWSERYRIPIRNTNADLTNNFKGAVQMFWGICKPIKTTNGMYFSYTKIGAYMSGQGEGWVINCPNIETEKNASSLEWNLLPDGNVGIKNPAWNIQEEHNIVQLSNGTFYCVNRTLNGFPAFATSTDWGKTWTMPLPLRYGFGTSSDRIMKQPRACARIFKLKNGKYLLWYHNDNMSVYGGRNPGWISGGVELNGTIWWSEPEVLLYSKNRGDNMSYPDIVEQQNRYFITETQKSIARVHEINPAILNGVWSQQLLKTQVTNGLVWHQGEEATGTGIPANSKFPAQQKLFPVLNDGGFTIEFKVKLTSQGTQNTIFSNVDATGKGVSIVTNANNTISISLNDGRNTISWDTDQGLLANNATHDVAFVVDGQASLIIPVVDGKVCDGGAQREFGWTRFFNFVDVNSMAPIWLSKGSVQLSDVRVFSRALRISELVSNYQASNN